Proteins encoded within one genomic window of Bacteroides sedimenti:
- a CDS encoding FkbM family methyltransferase translates to MKLFSFLQTIQYKVNCELKNSQRKNELSKMRTQILSYYEKHTPEYQEAEEYINHLKHSALKTFCSSFTDAYKWEDIEVLMDSSNGLRYVMHQGKRLYFIRSFNERTVKYCYNGLRTEQDPESPHCYLSDNFQIMGNEVLLDVGSAEGIFSLTHIEKLKQVVLFERDPQWVEALEATFAPWKEKVTIVRKYVSDCDDDENVTIDSFLSDKPYDPSFIKIDVEGAEQRVLNGMKQTIKQPGLKLALCTYHQQGDFKTFTKLLTDKGFMCNPSKGVMLFLNDLESLKAPYFRKGLIRANN, encoded by the coding sequence ATGAAACTATTCAGTTTCCTTCAGACTATTCAATATAAAGTAAATTGCGAACTTAAGAATAGTCAAAGAAAGAACGAACTCTCTAAAATGAGAACTCAGATTCTTTCTTACTACGAAAAACACACTCCTGAATACCAGGAGGCAGAAGAGTACATTAACCACCTGAAGCATTCTGCATTGAAAACGTTTTGTTCTTCCTTTACCGATGCGTATAAATGGGAAGATATAGAGGTTTTAATGGACTCTTCGAATGGGCTTCGTTATGTAATGCACCAAGGCAAGCGATTATACTTTATCCGTTCATTTAATGAAAGAACAGTGAAGTATTGCTATAATGGATTGCGAACCGAGCAAGACCCTGAGTCTCCGCATTGCTATCTAAGTGACAACTTCCAGATAATGGGGAATGAAGTACTGCTGGATGTAGGTAGTGCAGAAGGAATCTTTTCACTTACACATATAGAGAAACTGAAACAGGTAGTGCTGTTTGAAAGAGACCCGCAATGGGTAGAGGCATTGGAAGCCACTTTTGCTCCCTGGAAAGAGAAAGTGACTATTGTCCGGAAGTACGTATCAGATTGTGATGATGATGAAAATGTAACTATAGACTCTTTCCTCTCAGATAAGCCATACGACCCCTCTTTTATAAAAATCGATGTGGAAGGAGCTGAGCAAAGGGTGCTGAATGGAATGAAGCAGACTATTAAGCAGCCGGGATTAAAACTTGCATTGTGCACCTATCATCAGCAAGGAGATTTTAAGACCTTTACGAAATTACTTACGGATAAAGGATTTATGTGCAATCCCTCGAAAGGGGTAATGCTTTTCCTGAACGACCTGGAGAGCCTTAAAGCGCCCTATTTCAGAAAAGGATTAATCCGAGCTAACAATTAA